Genomic window (Salvelinus alpinus chromosome 26, SLU_Salpinus.1, whole genome shotgun sequence):
agtggtgaAGTGGTCTAAGACacgacatgtttcaagcagaccagcatagtccctgtgcccaagaatgccaaggtaacatacctaaatgactaccgacctgtagcactcatgtaTGTACCATGAAGTGCTtggaaaggctggtaatggctcacatcaacaccataatcccagtaaccctagacccactacaattcgcataccatcccaacagatgatgcaatctctattgcactccacactgccctttcacacctggacaaaaggaacacctacgtgagcaTGCTGTTTGTTGACTTCAGCTCAGTGTTCCAACACCatggtgccctcaaagctcatcactaagctaaggaccctggggagactaaacacctccctgtgtaacaggatcttggacttcctgagggccacacccaggtggtaagggtatgcAACATCAtctgtcacgctgatcctcaacacaggggcccttcagcggtgcatgcttagtcccctcctgtactccctgttcacccacgactgtgtggccaagcatgactccaataccatcattaagtttgttgacgACAATGGTAGTAGGCCTGGTCACCGACAAcaataagacagcctatagggagggggtcagagacctggcagtgtggatTCAGGACAACAACTtcaccctcaatgtgagcaagacgaaaggaactgattgtggactacaggaaaaggagggctgagcacACCCCCCATTTACATCGACAGAGCTGTAGTAGAGCGGGTCGAGcgatttcaagttccttggtgtccacatcactaacaaagtatcatggtccaaacacaccaagaaagtcgtgaagagggcaacacctattcccccgcaggagactgaaaagatttggcatgggtcctcagatcctcaaaaggttctacagctgcaccatcgaaagcatcctgatgggtgcatcaccgcttggtatggaaactgctcggcatccaaccacaaggcgctacagagggtagtgcgtatggcgcagtaaatcactggggtcaagcatcctgccatccaggaccctaaaaattgtcagactccagccacccaagtgatactgttctctctgctaccgcacggcaagcggtaccggagctccaagtctaggtccaaaaggctcctacccccaagccataagactgctaaacagttcatcaaatggttccccagactattttcattgacccccctttttttacactgctgctactcgttgtttattatctatgcatagtcacttcacccctgcctacagcaccagtcaaaagtttggacacactcattcaagggtttttccgcatatgttggaactccttcaagattgttggaaaagtattccaggtgaagctcgttgagagaataccaagcttgtgcaaagctgtcatcaaggcaaagggtggcaacttcgaagaatctcatgttttaatttgtttaacacttttttggttactatatgactccatttgtgtcatttcatagttttgatgtctccactattattctacaatgtagaaaagagtaaaaataaagaaaaacccttgaatgagtaggtgtgtccaaacgtttggctggtactgtacatattacctcaattactttgACTAACCTCTACCccaacacattgactcggtaccggttccacctgtatatagcctcgtattgatattttattgtgtacatttattttgttacTTCAGCTTATTTTATACcaaatatttttttacttaaaaaaactgcactgttgtattcggcgcatgtgacaaatacaattggattCGTTTTCCTAAAAAAGTGAACCCGTTAAACGCTGAGTGGTTAAACAGATGTTTAGCCTGTTAACCCCCCATGAAAGCTACAATTGTCTTTTCGAAATCGACTTACATTTTGAAACCAAAATATACTTAGCATAGTATACAATATTAAACGTTGTTTCGAAAATGCCACGAGACGGCGTCAGAGTTTGAGGTTAAATCCActttgttttgtttccttgccacgatactaacaagTATcacaattagaggtcgaccgattaaatcggcatggcccattaattagggccgatttcaagttttcataaatcaagtattctgcatttttggacgccgattatattGCATTCCATGAGGAaactgtgtggcaggctgaccacctgttacgcgagtgcagcaaggagccaaggtaagttgctagctagcattaaacttatcttataaaaaacaatcaatcttcacataatcactagttaactacacatggttgatgatattactaggttaactagcttgtcctgcgttgcatataatcaatgcagtgcctattaatttatcatcgaatcacagcctacctcgccaaacgggggatgatttaacaaaagagcatttgcgaaaaaagcagtCGTTGCACAattgtacctaaccataaacatcaatgcctttattaaaatcaatacatagaactatatatttttttaaacctgcatatttagttaaaagaaattcatgttagcaggcaatattaactagggaaattgtttcacttctcttgcgttcattgcacgcagagtcagggtatatgcagcagtttgggcctcctggctcgttgcgagctaatttgccagaattttacataattatgacataacattgaaggttgtgcaatgtaacaaatatttagacttagggttgccacacgttcgataaaatacgtaacggttccgtatttcactgaaagaataaacgttttttttttcgaaatgatagttgcCGGATTTgcccatattaatgacctaaagctcgtatttctgtgtttattataattaagtctatgatttgatatttgataaagcagtctgactgagcggcgGTAGGCGGCAggaggctcgtaagcattcattcaaactttactgtgtttgccagcagctcttagcaatgcttgattcACACGCCGTTTATGACtttaagcctatcaactcctgagattaggctggcaatactaaagtacctattagaacatccaaaagtcaaaggtatatgaaatacaaatggtatagagagaaatagtcgacgcgtcataattcctataataactacaacctaaaacttcttaacacggaatattgaagaactgggaatattgaaccaccagctttcatgttctcatgttctgagcaaggaacttaaacgttagcttttttacatggcacatattgcacttttactttcttctccaacactgtgtttttgcaatatttaaaccaaattgagcatgtttcattatttatttgagactaaatagattttatttatgcattatattaagttaaaataagtgttcattgtaattgtcattattacaaatatatctaaaaaaattaataaaaattaataaaatcgtcatcggctttttttggttctccaataatcggtattgagaaatcataatcggtcgacctctaatcacaatactggtattgtcccggcCCTAAAATATACaccaccacacacaaacacctctACAGAcccattctccctccctctcaccaggCAGTCTCTCTGGATGGTCTTGCTGAGGGCGTTGTAGTTGTCTGGTTCCAGCAGAAGACCATCGGGAAGGTCCTGGATGAAGTCCAGATCCTTGAACGTGGGCACAGCCCTTTCTCGCTCCTTGGCCGAGGCTCGTCTCTTATAGGTGGAGCCCTTCATGTCGTACTTGAGGTGCATGCGCACGGTGCGCGGGAGCAGGTTGTTCATGACAGCAATGCGGATGTTCTTTCCTCCTGCCTGGATGCAGTAGAGACCGTAGAACTTTGGCAGCAAGGTTCGCTTGTTCTGGTTCAGGTTCTAGAGAGCGAGTGGAGGGGAAAGGATTGGGGTCCAACTATGTCAATCAAATCCACTTATAGCATAGAATACAACACGCGCAATAAATCAGGAAACATTCAGGACAAAGATTGAATTGTGTAGCAACTACTAGGTCAACTTGGTAACTCAAAGGACAAAACATAGGGTACACAATGGATcatcacacagacacgcacaccatTGCATGCACAGGCGTAACCACACTCACTCTCTTACCATGAAGTAGCCAGGCAATAGTTTCTGTAAGAACTCAGCCTCTTTGTGCTGCACAGTCTTAATGATGAACTCGTCATCGCTGGAGACGTAGAACAGAGATCCACTGGCTCCAGAGTTGGACAGCTCAATCAGTTCCTCGTTACACAGCGAGTACTGCAACAAAAACAGTACTCAATATTTGTTACCATCAAACTTAAATGAATAGGCCAGGAGTGTATTTAATTAAATCACTGGACACAACAGGAACTTATTagacaggcttctatttgagccaggcgtctatttccttaatgcacacagcTGATGTGCATAATTCATTGTTAAATCCTGCATTTTAATACATTTCCTGCACTAATGTGTTATCATTTAGACAGTGTCACATTCTTTTGTCTTTAGTATGCCTCTATTTTGAGGGAAAAAATAATGATTATCCTCTTTGACTGTGCATTTTCTGCAGTTCTTACTTTTGCCACCAGAGAGGGATCAGCCGATTTCTGGGGGTCTGTGCTCCCAAGTTGTTGACTGTTTTTGTGCTTGCCAGTTAGCTAgcagctgttagcagccaatggctagcagttttTTACTGGCAATAAAAACAGATTATTGCCATCATTTCTTTGAGTCACTAGTGAATTatgtaatgtaacaaatcaaCCATTAAACCTTGTAAAAAATTCATGCTATCCTCTTAAATTAATTTACCAGGCGTTTATTTGAAATATCTGCCGTTGCCCGGCTATTAAAATAGGGACAGGCGGCTACCTGACACTGGGCTTTCAACTGACATTTTTACGGTAGGTAAATAGACCATTCCACTTCCAGTATTGCCTTTCAAGGTGGGTTGAGTGAGTGTAGTACCAGGTAGTCGTCTGGTCGGATACCAAACATCTCCCTGAAGTAGCGGAAGGCGATGGGAGCGTAGGTCTTGAACCTGAAGTCACTGTAGTGATGGGCTGGGGTCAGGTTACTGCCCTCACTAAAGACGAATAGAGGAGTGTGATTAATACATCAAGTGACTGCAGACAGAGAACATGAACTTACGTAAACACAATTCTACACTTGTTAAGAATGCAAAATTGAAGCAGAGGAGAACATTAAGGGATAATCAATGAGAGGCTATGCATTCTTTGGAAAATAATGAAGTGGAAGGTATGTTCCACGACCTGCTAGCAGAGTGGAACTAACCTTCcacggagttgcattattttccagaaaaCGCATAGGGCCACGAGTTGAATACCCCTTTGATatcatggctataatttaacacatttgctgCTAGAAATGTGTTAATTTGACTCTAGACATGTGTTCAACAtccaagtttactagatagctataGTATTTGCCTTGGTAAACAAACAGaattgctagtttagctaaccaaaccatgaGTCCTAGCTTGCCATTATGAAAATaaaattcaacaatgccaatgtTTTCAAattgacttttgctttcaaaagtaGCTCAGAGTatgtaagaatgaactatagccattggattctaccgtgcaaatataccatgcgttatagggaaataatgcaagCTCTAGAAttcccttcaagccaatcagaaacgagtatttAACAATGTCATGGTAAAATTGGGAATAACataatttaacttcttatggctgcaggggcagtattgagtagctttgatgaaaggtgcacagaggtgcccagagtaaacggcctgctcctcagtcatagttgctaatatatgcatattattattagtattggatagaaaacactctgaagtttgtaaaactgtttgaattatgtctgtgagtacaacagaactcatatggcaggcaaaaacctgagaaagaatccaaacaggaagtggaaattctgaggctggtggattttcaaccaagatcccattgaaattacaacGAGATATGAATGGgtttgcacttcctacagcttccactagatgtcaacagtctgtagaactttgtctgatgactctactgtgaaggggggccggatgagaggagaattagtcaccactgccatgaggtgaccgttctttgaccatgcgcgttcacataagagggagctccgttccatcgctcatctgaagtcaatgtaattctccggttggaacgttattcaagatttatgttaacaacattctaaagattgattcaatacatcgtttgacatgtttctactgactgttacggaacttttggacattgtcacgttttagtgaacgcgcttcgtgactttggaattgtttaccaaacgcgctagcaaaagtagataattggacataaataacagacattatcgaacaaatcaagcatttattgtggacctgggattcctgggagtgcattctaatgaagatcatcaaaggtaagggaatatttatcatgtcatttctggtttctgttgactccaacatggcggctaatttgactgtTGTTCTGAGCtgcgtctcagattattgcatggtttgcctTTTCCGTAAAgttcttttgaaatctgacacagcggttgcattaaggagaggtatatctataattccatgtgtattacttgtattatgatctacatttatgatgagtttttctgttgaatcgatgtggctatgcaaaatcactggatgtttttggaactagtgaacgtaacacgccaatgtaaactcagatttttttatataaatatgaacttgttcaaacaaaacatacatgtattgtgtaacatgaagtcctatgagtgtcatctgatgaagatcatcaaaggttggtgattaattttatctccatttgtgattttttttactcctatctttggctggaaaaattactgtttgtctgtgatttggcggtgacctaacataattgtttgtggtgctttcgctgtaaagcctttttgaaatctgacactgtggtgggattaacaacaagatatataattttaaaggttaaaacacatgtatgtttgaggaattttaattatgagatttctgttgtttgaatttggcgcccttgcactttcactggctgttgtcatatcgatcccgttagcgggattgcagccataagaagttaacctacTTCTTTGTCACAATTCCAAACTTGAAATATTGACATCAAAACATAACAGAAACACATACTCCCTCGATACTTTCCTGTCTATAAATCACACACACCTGGGGAAAAAGATGCTCTCCACCACTTCAAAGTCCTGCATGAGTACGTCTCTCTCAGGTTTCTGGCTCAGGCTgcccactgtgtgtgtgatgCCCAACTGGATGGCACCTTTCAGGGCAGACGAGGTAGTCTGGAGGAGGGCAGAGCAGAGATGGATTGCATAGAAAGGAAGAGAACGTATTTCCCAGGTTGAACATATGCACATGTTAAAGTCAGCAGAGGAGCAAATACCGTAGcaaatacatacatatatatataatgaaAACTAGTGTTCCTATTAGACAAATTCAGATACGTCCCTCCCCATTTTGTCCCATTTAGTTCCTAGTGAAAACACTGCTATGACCTCTTCAAATGGGGAAACATAAATAGATGGGACATTTCGAAACCAGCAGATGTATCTTCACAAGACTAAACATGTGATTGGCGGTTATGTAATTAACTGACAACAGGGACTGAATATGTTCACTCATAAGAAAACCATTTAAGTAGGAAAGATGAGGTCTGTTACAATGTGTGAatgggagttgaccaagaactcTGACCTTCTTGTAGGTGGTCTCCCCAGTGGGGTCAAGCCCACGGTGGCCAATAGTCTTCTTTATAGTTTGAGATGAGCTTGAGGACCCTAGAACCTgtgagtggaagagaggagaagaggtgagTCACAGGAAGAGACAAAGGACATAACACAACCTTTCGGTGAGCCTACTTTATATACATGAGTGGGATTACTGGAGGCATAAATTATTGGCATGAAAACCACAATGTACATAATCTTCTCACCTCTAAAGAAGCCATCTTCCGAGTCCCAGTTGAGCctactgagagaaaaaaaaaaagtgaggGACAGAAAGAACAAGAAAAAAGATTTGAGTGCCGTTGTTTACTGCACACACAGCACTGTGCTATAGATCGTAGAGCTGCTGTTGTGAATTGTTGCCGTTGGTCATGCCAATCCCAACCAGtctaaaaacacacaaaaacctCCTTAGACCCAATTTATACAAAAGGTGACTTGGCCATGAATACATTCAAAGGTGTCAAGACACCACATTCTGTAGCCTAAGACTCTGAATACAAAATAGAAATAAATAGCTAGGCTACTAACGATGATGTATTGCTTGTTTGTTGCTTGCTTTTGAAGCGCTTTGATGTTAAGAAAAGCGCTATAGAAatgtaatacattattattattaaaatgacATTGCCCAAGGAGTAAGATGCATACATGGGATGTCATCAGTTACCAATTGTTACAGCTATTGGAAGCTGAATCAGTTTCCAAGACAACAAGGCATGCAAACATTCACAGGCCTAAATTGACAGAACCTGAATAGTTAATGTCAACCAGTACACACTGGTACCTCTGAGGATAGTCTCCTCCAGAACTGAGTGTGCACATCTGTGTGGGGGGGAGGTGTAAATGGTTATGGTCCTGTTAGTAGCTAATAtgttgtgccctactgaacagtGCCAACCCTAGGACAAGGAGTTGTGTACTTGGCAAAGGTGGGTTCTGTCACACGGCGGTATTTACAGAGCAATCCACATACTACAGGATTGAGTCTCAAAGACATGATCTCCAAAAAGAGTAACTTTAGCTATTTGGTGTATAGATATCAGAGAGAATGTGCACTTACCAGTGGAACTCGCTGGACCTGAATGAACTGTTCCGGCTGTGGCCATTTCTGAAACGTGCACTGTTCTTGCTAAGCTTAAACAAGCTAGCTGCCTAGATCGCAAGGTATAACGTTAACGTTATTTTCGTCGAAGCGATTGTTCTGGTGCGTTTCAACACAGCTCTGATCCAGGGTCGTCAAGCCAAATAAACTGGACCGAGTGACTGGGCAAAATTCTGGATACCCCACACTGTCATTACTCTCTGTTTGTTTTGCTGGGATGAGCTGAGGGGTTGGGTCCTTCTTACTCAGCTGAAAAGAAAatatagttagctaacgttagctagcaagcaagatAGCGCCCCTGACATTGACAAACTGACGTGTTGTTAGATTCACCGGTACTGGCTGGTCAATGCTAACCAACATCAGGTAGCTAATGTTTACATTACATTTCAGTAATTAGCTAACGCGCTTATCCAGAGACACGTAGCTAGCTACAGCTACTAGCTAACTTTAGTTGGTTCAAACTGCAAGCCACGCTGGCTTCCTGAATCCTAGCAATAAAAATGTCTTTCTGTTATTTCACATGGCTAACTAGCTAAGGATGGGACATGGTGTCGATAAGAGCAACTGCTAGCTAATAATTATTTAAACAAATAACATGTTGACTAAGTAACACGTTACTTTTTAATAGAATTACTAGCTAGTTGCTCTTACCGACACCATCTCACCTTTGTTGGTATCATTTTCAAACAGCTACGCTAACCTAGCGTAGTTTTCCAGCTAATGTCAGCCGAGATTCACCGCAGTAGGCTTGTTTCCAGTTTGGATAGTGGTTAGATATTCGGAGCTTGCTCGTCAATACATCTTCCACTGAAGGTCTTAGAGATATCTTAATTCCGATGGTAGAGCGCAAGGTATAACCTTTATTTTCTCCGTTTTCAAAAAGTGACTTTACGTTGGCTTTCAATGGGGGAATATTATGCACTCGCGGCTGTGGGACTGTCTTAAAAGTTCAATCAGCAGAACCAGGGgtaggctggacaatagaacaAGTCAAAATTCATCCAAGGCTGAAAATGGCAAAAGAACGTTGGCTAAACTGGAACACTAGCGCAGGCCCATCGCAGAGCCCGTTTTGACGTTTAGAATTCAATTTAGCCTAAATGGCACCaaaaaatgtatccctttttattttaccacaACAATCTGTTCTTAGGACGAAACTGTAAATAACAACTCgtgtagaaagtaaacatccgCACCTCGATGGTGCCAAGTGTGCTTATGTCTGCATAAAGAGGAAGTAGGGAAAAAAAAGTGCAACTTTCGAGTATTTCTGGTCAAGCTATCGATGACAATGGAATACACTGCCCAGCCTTACATAATTAGAAAAAATTGATCATCATGATTAAAATGGTGTCCGACttgaaaaaaattgaaatatacACATTGTGAGATATTTGGAAAATATACCAGCATGACtctccataggaaaacaatgGGGGAAGCGCAGCGTTCCAAGGGCAAAAGGTATTTCAAGTCTAGCGTTTGATGACAACGGAATACActgcccaaaccggctgcgcgcgtgcgccatcgtgcataaatgtattttgccccccacaccaaacgcgatcacgacacgcaggttaaaatatcaaaacaaactctgaaccaatgacattaatttggggacaggtcgaaaagcattataTCCTATTTagatagcttgctgttgctagctaatttgtcctgggatataaacattgagttattttacctgaactgcacaaggtcctctactccgacaaattaatccactcataaaacggtcaaccgaatcgtttctagtcatctctcctccttccaggctttttcatccttgaacttatatggtgatcacatctaaactttcatagtttTACCACGACTAcaggcaaaacagttcgtctttcaatcacccaggtgggtataaccaatgaggagatggcacgtgggtacctgcttcgataaaccaatgaggagatgggagaggcaggactttcagcgcgatctgcgtcagaaataggacgacttctattttagcccttggtaacGCAGACGCACGtggcgcgagcagtgtgggtgcaataattgaataacatggatttctacatttattttgtgaagctcgcgcacgcgacgtgtccggctGGTCAGCATGTTACGTAATTAGAAAGAGGATATTCTCATGATTAAAATGGTATCCAATATAAAATAATctaaatgtaacagtataactttaaaccgtcccctcgccccgacacgggcgcgaaccagggaccttctgcacacatcaacaacggtcgcccatgaagcatcgttacccatcgctccacaaaagccgcggcccttgcagagcaaggggcaacactacttctaggtttcagagcaagtgacgtaactgattgaaacgctactagcgcgtacccgctaactagctagccatttcacatccgttacactcacccccctttcaacctcctcctttttccgcggcccttgcagagcaaggggcaacactacttctaggtttcagagcaagtgacgtaactgattgaaacgctactagcgcgtacccgctaactagctagccatttcacatccgttacataaatatacacattgcgaAAGACAGACATACCTATATTTCCCTATAGTAAGCAATGGGAGGACCTCAGAGTTCCATGAGTAAttttttgtttacattttaactacAAACAATGTGGACAGGTCTCCATTGCCAACAATAGCAAAGCAGGCATTGTGAGGTAGAACAATAAACTGGGAATAGAACGTTCGGAAGGCAAGTTGGTGCCACAGTGCTCAATAGAACTATTacaccttgcccaaaccggctgcgcgcgtgcactATCGTACataaatttattttgcccccccacaccaaacgatcacgacacgcaggttaaaatatcaaaacaaactctgaaccaatgacattaatttggggacaggtcgaaaagcattaaacatatatggtaatttagctagttagcttgcacttgctagctaacgttaatatgtcctatttagctagcttgctgttgctagctaatttgtcctgggatataaacattgagttgttattttacctgaaatgcacaaggatctctactccgacaattaatccacacataaaacggccaaccgaatcgtttctagtcatctctcctccttccaggctttttcatcgtttaacttatatggtgatcgcatctaaactttcattgtattaccacacTACCGGcgaaacagttcgtctttcaatcatccacgtgggtataaccaatgaggagatggcagtgggtacctgcttctataaaccaatgaggagatgggagaggcaggacttgcagcgcgatctgtgtcagaaataggattgagttctattttagcccttggagTCGCAGACGcttgcgagcagtgtgggtgcaataattgaataacaaggATTTCTACATTTGTTTTGCGACGcttgcgcacgcgacgtgtccggtctggtctgCATGTAAGGtcaccatgcgtaatgccaagggttggctggagtggtgtaaagcttgctgccattggactctgaagcagaggaaatgcgttctctggggtgatgaatcccgcttcaccatctAGCTGTCTGAAGGAcacatctgggtttggcggatgccaggagaacgctacctgcccaaatgcatagtgccaactgtaaagtttggaagaggaataatggtctgggcctgttttttatggttcgggctaggtcccttagttctagtaaagggaaatcttaatgctaccgCATACAATTGCATTCtacacgattctgtgcttccaactttgtggcaacagtttggggaa
Coding sequences:
- the LOC139554438 gene encoding phosphatidylinositol 4-phosphate 5-kinase type-1 alpha-like isoform X1 → MATAGTVHSGPASSTVGSTGTRKMASLEVLGSSSSSQTIKKTIGHRGLDPTGETTYKKTTSSALKGAIQLGITHTVGSLSQKPERDVLMQDFEVVESIFFPSEGSNLTPAHHYSDFRFKTYAPIAFRYFREMFGIRPDDYLYSLCNEELIELSNSGASGSLFYVSSDDEFIIKTVQHKEAEFLQKLLPGYFMNLNQNKRTLLPKFYGLYCIQAGGKNIRIAVMNNLLPRTVRMHLKYDMKGSTYKRRASAKERERAVPTFKDLDFIQDLPDGLLLEPDNYNALSKTIQRDCLLLQSFKIMDYSMLVGIHNLEQAARERAGEEAADQRPPPSQGQKSLYCTAIEAIQGEAHGKGALDTEDNMGGIPARNSKGKRMLVYIGIIDILQSYRFVKKIEHSWKALVHDGDTVSVHRPGFYADRFQKFMCNTVFKKIPLKTSPSKKSRVGTQGGLRRANTASSRPFPFPQPSSSLGVPHSQSTETEGVSVVQSGCPDIPPKKNTHDVVTSNSVETTLFNSLLGSSKLATTAPSVRSVGEEVHEAASTEDASTPKSFEAVTSVSSVDECIGGCDVISLSDIVPQTSSCY
- the LOC139554438 gene encoding phosphatidylinositol 4-phosphate 5-kinase type-1 alpha-like isoform X2, which gives rise to MATAGTVHSGPASSTGSTGTRKMASLEVLGSSSSSQTIKKTIGHRGLDPTGETTYKKTTSSALKGAIQLGITHTVGSLSQKPERDVLMQDFEVVESIFFPSEGSNLTPAHHYSDFRFKTYAPIAFRYFREMFGIRPDDYLYSLCNEELIELSNSGASGSLFYVSSDDEFIIKTVQHKEAEFLQKLLPGYFMNLNQNKRTLLPKFYGLYCIQAGGKNIRIAVMNNLLPRTVRMHLKYDMKGSTYKRRASAKERERAVPTFKDLDFIQDLPDGLLLEPDNYNALSKTIQRDCLLLQSFKIMDYSMLVGIHNLEQAARERAGEEAADQRPPPSQGQKSLYCTAIEAIQGEAHGKGALDTEDNMGGIPARNSKGKRMLVYIGIIDILQSYRFVKKIEHSWKALVHDGDTVSVHRPGFYADRFQKFMCNTVFKKIPLKTSPSKKSRVGTQGGLRRANTASSRPFPFPQPSSSLGVPHSQSTETEGVSVVQSGCPDIPPKKNTHDVVTSNSVETTLFNSLLGSSKLATTAPSVRSVGEEVHEAASTEDASTPKSFEAVTSVSSVDECIGGCDVISLSDIVPQTSSCY